One region of Syntrophorhabdaceae bacterium genomic DNA includes:
- a CDS encoding response regulator, whose amino-acid sequence MGVNTHKGPDADLKTRLDYLEEVQRFTVDALEMAAYLGDFQSNISTRQDPSIILTETGVRVRSLIPFRTIGFYLVNEANSDFYLADCVPEKDKTYLAEEIDFLINNGTFAWSLRENRAIRASTRDFEGQIILHVLTTNSRIRGLFCGILSQGEKNIPAVSLSLLSIIMLNSANALESLQIYEMLKKARAELEERVKERTLNLAEANERLKNDIAERKRAEEQLGYERQKFATLSEHAPFGMALVDKNGQFLYINPKYRDIFGYDLSDIPDGKRWFKKAYPDRAYRHNVLSAWLDNTNSAGYGEQRPRIFNTTCKDGSTKIINFIPVLLGNGDNIMVCEDITERRRLEMELIHAQKMEAIGTLAGGIAHDFNNILMGIQGYASLMMLDISTDHPHYEKLKRIEEQVKNAAGLAGQLLGFARGGKYVVKPVSLNELIEKTSTMFGRTKKEITIHRKYDKALWAIEADQGQIEQVLLNLYLNAWQAMPAGGDLSIETGNIIVGKNYIKAFPMPAGKYVRISITDTGVGMDEIAKERIFEPFFTTKELGRGTGLGLAMVYGIVKNHNGFIDVVSEPGKGATFSLFFPVSEKPVVKEHSPVPEIMRGTETILLVDDEPDVLAVSKAILESFGYRVHGVKNGEEAITLYTQKKDEIDITILDMIMPGLSGRETFERIREANPSAKVILSSGYSLNSQAQQIMNKGCHGFIQKPFDMTQISRMIRGVLDS is encoded by the coding sequence ATGGGCGTAAACACCCATAAAGGTCCTGACGCGGATCTCAAAACCCGCCTCGATTACCTGGAAGAGGTCCAGCGCTTTACGGTAGACGCCCTTGAGATGGCTGCCTATCTTGGAGACTTCCAGAGCAACATCAGCACACGACAGGACCCTTCCATCATATTGACCGAAACAGGGGTCCGGGTCAGGAGCCTGATACCCTTTCGCACCATAGGGTTTTATCTGGTAAATGAGGCGAATTCCGATTTCTATCTGGCCGATTGCGTGCCGGAGAAGGACAAAACATATTTAGCGGAGGAGATCGATTTTTTAATCAATAACGGGACCTTTGCCTGGTCCTTGAGAGAGAATCGGGCGATCAGGGCGAGTACCAGGGATTTCGAAGGGCAGATAATCCTGCATGTACTGACCACGAATTCGAGAATTCGCGGCCTGTTCTGCGGGATCCTCTCTCAGGGCGAAAAGAATATTCCCGCGGTTTCTCTCTCTTTGCTCTCCATCATCATGCTGAACAGCGCAAATGCCTTGGAAAGCCTTCAGATTTACGAAATGCTTAAAAAAGCCCGGGCCGAATTGGAAGAAAGGGTCAAAGAGCGCACTTTGAACCTGGCAGAAGCGAATGAGAGGCTGAAGAACGACATCGCCGAGCGTAAGCGCGCTGAAGAACAACTGGGGTACGAGAGGCAGAAGTTCGCCACCCTTTCCGAACATGCCCCCTTCGGGATGGCCTTAGTCGATAAAAACGGACAATTCCTCTACATCAACCCAAAGTACAGGGACATCTTCGGCTACGACCTTAGCGACATACCCGATGGCAAAAGGTGGTTCAAAAAGGCATATCCCGATAGGGCTTATCGCCACAACGTGCTCTCTGCGTGGCTCGACAATACGAATAGTGCCGGTTATGGCGAACAGCGGCCAAGGATTTTCAACACCACATGCAAAGACGGGTCGACGAAAATCATCAATTTTATCCCTGTGTTACTGGGCAACGGGGATAATATCATGGTATGCGAGGATATTACCGAGCGTAGAAGGCTGGAGATGGAGCTCATCCACGCCCAGAAGATGGAAGCCATCGGTACCCTTGCAGGGGGCATTGCCCATGATTTCAACAACATCCTTATGGGCATTCAGGGATATGCATCTCTTATGATGCTGGACATCAGCACGGACCATCCGCACTACGAGAAGCTGAAACGTATCGAAGAGCAGGTAAAAAACGCAGCAGGCCTTGCCGGTCAGCTGCTCGGTTTTGCAAGGGGCGGAAAATACGTGGTCAAACCCGTAAGTTTGAATGAACTGATCGAAAAGACCTCTACCATGTTCGGCAGAACCAAAAAGGAAATTACCATTCATCGGAAATATGACAAGGCTTTATGGGCTATAGAGGCAGACCAGGGCCAGATCGAACAGGTACTGCTCAACCTCTACCTCAATGCCTGGCAGGCCATGCCGGCCGGGGGAGACCTTTCGATCGAGACCGGGAATATTATAGTGGGCAAGAATTATATAAAAGCGTTCCCCATGCCGGCCGGTAAATATGTACGAATATCCATCACCGATACCGGCGTCGGCATGGACGAGATCGCCAAAGAGAGAATCTTCGAACCCTTCTTCACCACGAAAGAACTGGGCAGGGGTACGGGATTGGGCCTCGCAATGGTATATGGCATTGTAAAAAACCATAACGGCTTCATTGACGTGGTAAGTGAACCCGGCAAGGGAGCGACATTTTCGCTCTTCTTTCCCGTCTCGGAAAAGCCTGTGGTGAAAGAGCACTCTCCGGTTCCGGAAATCATGAGAGGCACGGAGACGATCCTTCTTGTCGATGATGAGCCCGATGTCCTCGCGGTGAGCAAGGCAATACTCGAGTCCTTCGGGTACCGCGTGCACGGCGTTAAAAACGGAGAGGAGGCAATTACGCTCTACACGCAGAAGAAGGACGAAATCGACATCACCATCCTCGACATGATCATGCCGGGCCTCTCGGGGAGAGAAACTTTCGAACGTATCAGGGAAGCGAACCCTTCAGCAAAAGTAATCCTCAGCAGCGGTTATAGCTTGAACAGCCAGGCACAGCAGATTATGAACAAAGGATGCCATGGTTTCATCCAGA
- a CDS encoding HDOD domain-containing protein has protein sequence MLRVGIEAIKPGMVLAEDLVHSNGRYLFGKGTALDEDHRRILKIWGIHSVEIEGGIDDSDPSIADECDPALLQAAETLVAKRFTPGSLDHPFFKELLHICTLRKAQQLAEKGPLNKDAVSSAPEPVPVSVSELARPSPRNGVTPQTLIDREPALASLPNVFMEICNVIDDPRSSAVHIADVISKDMNLSAKLLRLVNSAFYRFPSKIHTISRAVMMIGTKQLSTLALGTSAITMFKNIPVDFVDMELFWRHSIACGVSARMIASYMNIFNTERLFVAGLLHDIGRIILYTRIPHQAREILTRAAETNGLLRDAEIEALGWDHAQLGGLLLKKWRFPLMLEHGVRYHHDPFKSQYPLEASIVCLSDVLANALEMGSSGEHLVPPMMPVVLDKLGFEKAALAEIVQLIKRQVAEILYLFFGERWA, from the coding sequence TTGCTTAGAGTCGGCATAGAGGCTATCAAACCGGGTATGGTTCTCGCGGAAGATCTCGTCCATTCTAACGGGAGATATCTTTTCGGCAAGGGGACAGCGCTTGACGAGGACCATCGGCGCATCCTGAAAATATGGGGGATCCACTCGGTTGAGATAGAAGGGGGGATAGACGATAGCGACCCTTCGATTGCCGACGAGTGTGACCCCGCGTTACTTCAGGCCGCTGAAACATTGGTGGCAAAACGGTTCACCCCGGGCAGCCTGGACCATCCTTTCTTTAAAGAGCTCCTCCATATCTGCACCCTCAGAAAAGCGCAACAATTGGCGGAGAAAGGGCCGCTCAACAAGGATGCGGTCTCTTCGGCTCCCGAGCCTGTGCCCGTGTCCGTATCGGAGCTTGCCCGTCCATCCCCAAGAAATGGCGTTACACCTCAAACCCTGATAGACAGAGAGCCTGCCCTTGCCTCTCTTCCTAATGTTTTTATGGAGATCTGCAATGTCATCGATGATCCCAGAAGCTCCGCGGTTCACATTGCCGACGTAATCAGCAAAGATATGAATCTCTCCGCCAAACTGTTAAGACTCGTGAATAGCGCATTTTACCGGTTTCCCTCAAAAATTCATACCATTTCCCGTGCGGTCATGATGATCGGCACGAAGCAACTGAGTACCCTGGCATTGGGCACGTCTGCAATCACCATGTTTAAGAATATTCCCGTCGATTTTGTGGATATGGAATTATTCTGGAGACACAGCATTGCCTGTGGAGTGAGCGCTCGCATGATTGCCAGTTACATGAATATTTTCAATACAGAGCGACTTTTCGTCGCAGGGTTGCTTCATGATATCGGCAGAATCATCTTATATACCCGAATTCCTCATCAAGCGAGAGAGATCCTGACCCGGGCTGCTGAGACCAATGGGTTGCTCAGAGACGCGGAGATTGAAGCCCTGGGATGGGACCATGCCCAACTCGGGGGGTTGCTTCTTAAAAAATGGAGATTTCCCCTCATGCTGGAGCATGGGGTGAGGTATCATCACGACCCTTTTAAATCGCAGTACCCTCTGGAGGCTTCTATTGTCTGCCTCTCCGATGTCCTGGCAAACGCGCTGGAGATGGGCTCCAGCGGGGAGCACCTCGTCCCGCCGATGATGCCCGTTGTTTTGGACAAACTGGGATTCGAAAAAGCGGCATTGGCGGAGATCGTCCAACTCATCAAGCGCCAGGTCGCGGAGATTTTATACCTCTTTTTTGGTGAAAGATGGGCGTAA